A genomic stretch from Achromobacter spanius includes:
- a CDS encoding HlyC/CorC family transporter — protein sequence MSDPYPAPEATTARSSKPATKSLLDRLLSLVRREPEDREGIKAILEAAHDRHLLDAESYKMIKGALAVSEGTVGDIMVPRSRMDLLDVTQPIPYLVASVIETAHSRFPVYEGDRDNIIGILLAKDLLRCMLEPGIELRTLVRPAVFIPESKRLNVLLHEFRASRNHQAIVIDEHGGISGLVTMEDVLEQIVGEIEDEFDETEEDEIFPEGENQWRVMAATDISHFNEVFGCALPDDEYDSVGGWMGGQLGRIPRRGDVAEFDGLRLEVARGDARRAIWLRVKRNVPAQTSHSTNDE from the coding sequence ATGTCTGACCCTTACCCTGCTCCTGAAGCGACCACTGCTCGCTCATCCAAACCCGCAACCAAATCCCTTCTAGACCGCCTGCTTTCCCTTGTGCGCCGAGAGCCCGAGGACCGCGAAGGCATCAAGGCCATTCTGGAAGCCGCCCACGATCGCCACCTGCTGGACGCCGAGTCCTACAAGATGATCAAGGGTGCGCTGGCCGTGTCCGAAGGCACCGTCGGCGACATCATGGTTCCCCGCTCGCGCATGGATCTGCTGGACGTCACGCAGCCCATCCCCTATCTGGTGGCCTCGGTGATCGAAACCGCGCATTCGCGGTTCCCGGTCTACGAGGGCGACCGCGACAACATCATCGGCATCCTGCTGGCCAAGGATCTGCTGCGCTGCATGCTGGAACCCGGCATCGAATTGCGCACGCTGGTCCGCCCTGCCGTGTTCATTCCCGAATCCAAGCGCCTGAACGTGCTGCTGCATGAATTCCGCGCCAGCCGTAACCACCAGGCCATCGTCATCGATGAGCACGGCGGTATTTCGGGCCTGGTCACGATGGAAGACGTGCTGGAACAAATCGTCGGTGAAATCGAGGACGAATTCGACGAAACCGAGGAAGACGAGATCTTCCCCGAAGGCGAAAACCAGTGGCGCGTCATGGCGGCCACCGACATCTCGCACTTCAACGAGGTGTTCGGCTGCGCCTTGCCGGATGACGAATACGACAGCGTCGGCGGTTGGATGGGCGGCCAGTTGGGCCGCATTCCGCGCCGTGGCGACGTCGCCGAATTCGACGGCCTGCGCCTGGAGGTGGCCCGGGGCGACGCCCGCCGCGCCATCTGGCTGCGCGTCAAGCGCAACGTGCCCGCCCAAACCTCCCACTCCACCAACGACGAATGA
- the lnt gene encoding apolipoprotein N-acyltransferase: protein MSRIPRSTLLRGAAGLTLAGAVHALTFAPGPLPDWALAITQILMLAIAARVTLTAPSARQAWMRGWLFGFATYAVGLYWLFISMHRYGDLAAPLAVAGVLALSAFLALFPATASALTRRYAPLSADATPLGILASTLAWAAMWGGFEWLRAVLLTGFPWLNIGYAQVDSPIAGWAPILGVHGMAFIAAFVAAAIATLWQPSRKKAMDSRQAMAAGIAVALAAVGWPLSRMDWSAPTGDPLNVRLIQGNIEQSQKFDPALLEQSLVRHLEMTALPPAQGVPAPQLVILPETVLPIFQDQLDPRVWDAWRGVAARGNMTIAMGVPLHDRVDGRDRYTNSVMGFDGNTPVEQLVRGNTAMRYDKRHLVPWGEYVPPGFHWFVELLNMPLGDFDRGAARQTPFAVGGQHIAFNICYEDLFGPDLLPALQTGANGEPGATILVNVSNLGWFGNSWALRQHLQIGRLRTIETARPMLTATNTGITAAIDAKGHVAAQLAPLQPGVLPVSVQGMTGLTPYARFGDKLALALMGLVLIAAIGGHRKARQG, encoded by the coding sequence ATGAGCCGTATCCCGCGCAGCACCCTCCTGCGCGGTGCCGCCGGCTTGACGCTGGCCGGCGCCGTGCACGCCCTGACCTTCGCGCCCGGCCCATTGCCCGACTGGGCATTGGCGATTACCCAGATCCTGATGCTGGCTATCGCGGCGCGCGTCACGCTGACGGCGCCGTCGGCCAGGCAGGCCTGGATGCGTGGCTGGCTGTTCGGCTTCGCCACCTATGCGGTGGGCCTGTACTGGCTGTTCATCAGCATGCATCGCTACGGCGATCTGGCCGCGCCACTGGCCGTGGCCGGCGTGCTGGCCTTGTCCGCCTTCCTGGCCTTGTTTCCCGCCACGGCCAGCGCGCTGACGCGCCGCTATGCCCCCCTGAGCGCCGACGCCACGCCTCTGGGAATTCTTGCGTCCACCCTGGCCTGGGCCGCGATGTGGGGCGGCTTCGAATGGTTGCGCGCGGTATTGCTGACCGGCTTTCCGTGGCTGAACATCGGCTACGCACAGGTGGACAGCCCCATCGCCGGCTGGGCGCCGATTCTGGGCGTGCATGGCATGGCGTTCATCGCCGCCTTCGTCGCGGCGGCGATCGCCACCTTGTGGCAACCGTCCCGCAAGAAAGCCATGGATTCGCGCCAGGCCATGGCGGCCGGCATCGCGGTGGCGCTGGCCGCTGTCGGCTGGCCACTGTCCCGCATGGACTGGTCCGCACCCACGGGCGACCCGCTCAACGTGCGCTTGATCCAGGGCAACATCGAACAGTCGCAGAAATTTGATCCGGCCTTGCTGGAACAAAGCCTGGTGCGCCATCTGGAAATGACGGCCTTGCCGCCTGCCCAGGGCGTGCCCGCGCCGCAACTGGTGATCCTGCCCGAAACGGTGCTGCCCATTTTCCAAGACCAATTGGATCCGCGCGTCTGGGACGCCTGGCGCGGCGTGGCCGCCCGAGGCAACATGACGATCGCCATGGGCGTGCCCTTGCACGACCGCGTGGACGGCCGCGACCGCTACACCAACAGCGTCATGGGCTTTGACGGCAACACGCCGGTCGAACAACTGGTGCGTGGCAACACCGCCATGCGCTACGACAAGCGCCATCTGGTGCCGTGGGGCGAATACGTGCCGCCGGGATTCCACTGGTTCGTCGAGCTGTTGAACATGCCACTGGGCGATTTCGATCGCGGCGCCGCGCGGCAGACGCCGTTTGCGGTGGGCGGCCAGCACATCGCCTTCAACATCTGCTACGAAGACCTGTTCGGCCCCGATCTGCTGCCCGCGTTGCAGACCGGCGCCAATGGCGAGCCCGGTGCCACCATCCTGGTCAACGTCAGCAACCTGGGCTGGTTCGGCAATTCGTGGGCCTTGCGCCAGCATTTGCAGATCGGCCGCCTGCGCACCATCGAAACCGCGCGCCCCATGCTGACGGCCACCAATACCGGCATCACCGCCGCTATCGATGCCAAGGGCCATGTCGCCGCACAGCTAGCGCCGTTGCAGCCGGGTGTGCTGCCGGTGTCGGTCCAGGGCATGACGGGGCTGACCCCTTATGCGCGTTTTGGCGACAAACTGGCGTTGGCGCTGATGGGCCTGGTGCTGATCGCCGCCATCGGCGGCCATCGCAAGGCGCGCCAGGGCTGA
- a CDS encoding aldo/keto reductase, translating to MSTKTSFPTRPLGRSGMAITRIGLGAWAIGGNGWAVGWGPQDDADSIAAIRLAVDRGINWIDTAAVYGLGHSEEIVRRALAQMGPSERPYVFTKCGLTWSADNPQAMPRRTGAPASIRREIEGSLRRLGVERIDLYQMHWPAGDGTPIETYWQALLDLKQEGKVGAIGLSNHNLAQVQDAESLGHVDSLQPPFSAIQRAAATDLIPWCAEHDIGVIVYSPLQSGLLSGAFSAERARTLPPDDWRARNAEFSPPNLDRNLALADALKPIAERHGTTVAAVAAAWTLAWPGVTGAIVGARSAAQVNGLLGAAELELDSDDMDAVAEAIELTGAGAGPVRPPDDSGRLPANLFA from the coding sequence ATGAGCACGAAGACTTCGTTTCCCACTCGGCCGCTTGGCCGCAGCGGCATGGCCATTACGCGGATCGGTCTGGGCGCGTGGGCAATCGGTGGCAACGGCTGGGCGGTGGGGTGGGGGCCGCAGGACGACGCCGACTCCATCGCGGCGATCCGCCTGGCGGTAGACCGGGGCATCAACTGGATCGACACCGCGGCGGTCTACGGGCTGGGACATTCCGAAGAGATCGTACGCCGCGCGCTAGCGCAGATGGGGCCGAGCGAAAGGCCCTACGTGTTCACCAAATGCGGTCTGACCTGGTCGGCCGACAACCCCCAGGCGATGCCTCGGCGCACCGGCGCGCCCGCCAGCATCCGTCGCGAAATCGAGGGCTCTCTGCGCCGTCTGGGTGTGGAACGCATCGACCTTTATCAAATGCACTGGCCGGCTGGCGACGGCACGCCGATCGAAACCTATTGGCAAGCGCTGCTGGACTTGAAGCAGGAAGGCAAGGTGGGCGCGATCGGCCTGTCGAACCACAACCTGGCGCAGGTCCAGGATGCCGAGTCGCTGGGCCACGTGGATTCCTTGCAGCCGCCGTTTTCAGCGATCCAGCGCGCTGCCGCCACTGACCTGATCCCGTGGTGCGCCGAGCACGACATCGGCGTGATCGTCTACAGCCCCCTGCAATCCGGCTTGTTGAGCGGTGCGTTTTCCGCCGAGCGCGCGCGTACCCTGCCGCCAGACGACTGGCGTGCCCGCAATGCGGAGTTTTCGCCGCCCAACCTGGATCGAAACCTGGCGCTGGCCGATGCCTTGAAACCCATCGCTGAGCGCCATGGCACCACGGTGGCCGCCGTTGCCGCCGCGTGGACGCTGGCCTGGCCCGGCGTCACCGGGGCGATCGTGGGCGCGCGCAGCGCCGCGCAGGTCAACGGTTTGCTGGGCGCGGCGGAATTGGAGTTGGATAGCGACGACATGGACGCCGTGGCGGAAGCGATTGAACTGACCGGTGCGGGCGCCGGGCCCGTGCGCCCGCCCGACGACAGCGGCCGATTGCCGGCCAACCTGTTCGCCTAG
- a CDS encoding helix-turn-helix transcriptional regulator — MTANAAAPHAHRQHLQAIIAGLNEGIILLESDGSIAWANASALELHGVDTLDALGGTPVGYRKRYTLTYRNHHRVPARQYPLDLLAAGDTFDDLLLDLGRKDDDEFLRNLRARGLKLEGDKDADYRVLILHDQTEQINAEERFERAFGANPAPALICRLSDLRYVKVNQGFLEMTGYTRETVLGKSAYELDVLDGGEDKDQAVANLNEGKTIPQREGVVKLANGETKFVMVAGQPIDMHDEPCMLFTFIDLEARKRTETALRESEERFSKAFKLAPVPMAVCEGDSLRVLDFNDAFAAVTGASLETSTGEALTDIGLQPYEGMAASLKRGESARNREATLATPDGGRLDCLVSAEPVMIGGLRRLLIVMQDITERKRSEIELLAAIEAVMQDTSWFSRGIIEKLAQLRQPAPASRDVAELAQLTTREREVLGLLCQGHDDDAIAKALKLSRNTVRNHVATIYSKIGVHRRSAAIVWARDRGITGHETARVRDKPAKD; from the coding sequence GTGACCGCAAACGCCGCCGCGCCCCACGCGCATCGCCAACACCTGCAAGCCATCATTGCGGGTTTGAATGAAGGCATCATCCTGCTCGAATCCGACGGCTCAATTGCCTGGGCCAATGCCAGCGCGCTTGAACTACACGGCGTGGACACGCTTGACGCGCTGGGCGGCACGCCAGTCGGCTACCGCAAACGCTACACCCTCACCTACCGTAATCACCATCGCGTACCCGCGCGCCAATATCCGCTGGATCTGCTGGCGGCCGGCGACACGTTTGACGATCTGCTGCTGGACCTGGGCCGCAAGGACGACGACGAATTCCTGCGCAACCTGCGCGCGCGCGGCCTCAAGCTGGAAGGCGACAAAGACGCCGATTACCGCGTGCTGATCCTGCACGACCAAACCGAACAGATCAACGCCGAAGAGCGCTTCGAACGTGCGTTTGGCGCAAACCCCGCACCCGCCTTGATCTGCCGGCTATCCGACCTGCGCTACGTGAAGGTGAACCAGGGCTTCCTGGAAATGACGGGCTACACGCGCGAGACCGTGCTGGGCAAGTCGGCCTACGAACTCGACGTACTGGACGGCGGGGAAGACAAAGACCAGGCCGTGGCGAATCTGAATGAAGGCAAGACCATCCCGCAGCGCGAGGGCGTGGTGAAGCTGGCGAACGGCGAGACGAAATTCGTCATGGTCGCTGGCCAGCCCATCGACATGCACGACGAACCCTGCATGCTGTTCACCTTTATTGACCTGGAAGCGCGCAAGCGGACCGAAACAGCGCTGCGCGAAAGCGAAGAGCGCTTCTCGAAGGCGTTCAAGCTGGCCCCCGTGCCCATGGCCGTGTGCGAAGGCGATTCGCTGCGCGTGCTGGACTTCAACGACGCCTTTGCGGCGGTCACGGGCGCCTCGTTGGAAACCAGCACGGGCGAGGCCCTGACCGACATCGGCCTGCAGCCCTATGAAGGCATGGCCGCGAGCCTGAAGCGAGGAGAAAGCGCGCGCAACCGCGAGGCCACGCTGGCCACCCCTGACGGCGGCAGGCTGGACTGCCTGGTGTCTGCCGAGCCGGTGATGATCGGCGGCCTGCGCCGACTGCTGATCGTCATGCAGGACATCACCGAGCGCAAGCGCTCCGAAATTGAACTGCTGGCCGCGATCGAAGCGGTGATGCAGGACACATCCTGGTTCAGCCGCGGCATCATCGAAAAGCTGGCGCAACTGCGCCAGCCCGCGCCCGCCTCCCGCGACGTGGCGGAACTGGCGCAACTAACCACCCGCGAACGCGAAGTGCTGGGCTTGCTTTGCCAAGGCCACGATGACGACGCCATCGCCAAGGCCCTGAAGCTGTCGCGCAATACCGTGCGCAACCATGTGGCCACGATCTACAGCAAGATCGGCGTGCATCGGCGCAGCGCGGCGATCGTGTGGGCGCGCGATCGCGGTATTACGGGCCATGAAACTGCCCGGGTGCGCGACAAGCCTGCCAAGGACTGA
- the bioB gene encoding biotin synthase BioB: MHIATIPVPTTSKHLPAPAWRAADILALFALPFMDLVHRAQQVHRAHFDPNAVQLSSLLSIKTGGCPEDCAYCPQSSHYDTGLDADKLMPLDEVVAAARAAQAGGAQRFCMGAAWRSPKPHHLEAVAQMVSAVKALGLETCVTLGMLQAGQAEQLKDAGLDYYNHNLDTSPEFYGKIISTRTYQDRLDTLDRVRDAGISVCCGGIVGMGESRRERAGLIAQLANMDPYPESVPINNLVHVEGTPLADVEALDPFEFVRTIAVARITMPRAAVRLSAGREAMDDALQALCFMAGANSMFYGDALLTTANPQMQADQRLLQRLGMHVEAGDHPTPAGAQQQQQQQQQQRQQQNPTCR, from the coding sequence TTGCATATCGCCACCATTCCCGTCCCGACGACGTCCAAGCACTTGCCCGCCCCGGCGTGGCGCGCCGCCGACATCCTGGCGCTGTTCGCGCTGCCGTTCATGGACCTGGTACACCGTGCGCAACAGGTGCACCGCGCCCACTTCGACCCGAACGCCGTCCAGCTGTCCAGCCTCTTGTCGATCAAGACGGGCGGCTGCCCCGAAGATTGCGCCTACTGCCCGCAGTCTTCCCACTACGACACCGGCCTGGATGCGGACAAGCTGATGCCGCTGGACGAGGTGGTGGCCGCCGCCCGGGCTGCCCAGGCTGGCGGTGCGCAGCGCTTTTGCATGGGTGCGGCCTGGCGCAGCCCCAAGCCGCATCACCTGGAGGCCGTGGCGCAGATGGTCAGCGCGGTCAAGGCGTTGGGCCTGGAAACCTGCGTCACGCTGGGCATGCTGCAGGCTGGCCAGGCCGAGCAATTGAAGGACGCCGGGCTGGACTACTACAACCACAACCTGGATACGTCGCCGGAGTTCTACGGCAAGATCATTTCCACCCGCACCTATCAGGACCGGCTGGATACGCTGGACCGCGTGCGCGACGCCGGCATCAGCGTGTGCTGTGGCGGCATTGTCGGCATGGGCGAATCGCGGCGCGAGCGCGCGGGTTTGATCGCCCAACTGGCCAACATGGATCCCTACCCCGAGTCGGTGCCGATCAATAACCTGGTGCACGTTGAAGGCACGCCGCTGGCCGACGTCGAGGCGCTGGACCCCTTTGAATTCGTACGCACCATTGCCGTGGCGCGCATCACCATGCCGCGCGCGGCGGTGCGCCTGTCCGCGGGCCGCGAAGCCATGGACGACGCGCTGCAGGCCTTGTGCTTCATGGCGGGCGCCAACTCGATGTTCTACGGCGACGCGCTGCTGACCACCGCCAACCCGCAAATGCAGGCCGACCAACGCCTGCTGCAACGCCTGGGCATGCACGTCGAAGCCGGCGATCACCCCACGCCCGCCGGGGCGCAGCAGCAGCAGCAGCAGCAGCAGCAGCAGCGGCAGCAGCAGAACCCGACATGCCGTTGA
- a CDS encoding DMT family transporter yields the protein MTPGILYLLASVTCSVTVAVLLKLARRYDVDVRQAIVMNYAVAALLCWAILKPDPAALLAPHTPWAVLAALGVLLPSVFLAMAAAVRHAGIVRSDAAQRLSLFIPLLAAFLLFGEPVSGRKLAAILLAFGALACLLRRPAAHTGTDTGTAASRGIWLWPLAVWAGYGVIDILFKQMARAGTAFAAGLLLAFVLAGGLMLAYLLARRVRWERRHLLAGVALGAFNFGNILTYIRAHQSLPEHPALVFASMNMGVITLGTLVGALVFREPLTRVNGLGIALALAAIVLMAPW from the coding sequence TTGACGCCGGGCATCCTGTACCTGCTGGCCAGCGTGACGTGCAGCGTCACCGTGGCCGTACTGCTGAAGCTGGCGCGCCGCTATGACGTGGACGTGCGCCAGGCCATCGTCATGAACTACGCGGTGGCCGCCCTGCTCTGCTGGGCCATCTTGAAGCCCGACCCCGCCGCGCTGCTGGCGCCGCACACGCCTTGGGCCGTGCTGGCGGCCCTGGGCGTGCTGCTGCCCAGCGTTTTCCTGGCGATGGCGGCGGCCGTGCGCCACGCCGGCATCGTGCGCAGCGACGCGGCGCAGCGCCTGTCGCTGTTCATTCCCTTGCTGGCGGCCTTCCTGCTGTTTGGCGAGCCGGTCAGCGGGCGCAAGCTGGCGGCGATCCTGCTGGCCTTCGGCGCATTGGCCTGCCTGCTGCGCCGTCCCGCTGCCCACACCGGCACCGATACCGGAACAGCGGCGAGCCGAGGCATCTGGTTGTGGCCGCTCGCGGTCTGGGCAGGCTATGGGGTGATCGACATCCTGTTCAAGCAGATGGCGCGCGCCGGCACCGCGTTTGCCGCAGGGTTGCTGCTGGCGTTCGTGTTGGCGGGGGGGCTGATGCTGGCCTATCTGCTGGCGCGCCGGGTGCGTTGGGAACGCCGCCACCTGTTGGCTGGCGTAGCGCTGGGCGCTTTCAACTTCGGCAATATCCTGACCTATATCCGCGCACACCAATCGCTGCCCGAACACCCGGCGCTGGTATTCGCGTCGATGAACATGGGCGTCATCACCCTGGGCACGCTGGTCGGCGCCTTGGTGTTCCGAGAGCCGCTGACGCGAGTCAACGGCTTGGGCATCGCGCTGGCGCTGGCCGCCATCGTGCTGATGGCGCCTTGGTAG
- a CDS encoding MFS transporter, whose translation MLATLSSFSSLYFATLLMLIGTGLFNTYMGLRLTAQSVSEVWIGALIAGYYLGLVCGARLGHKLIIRVGHIRAFVACAAIATSMILAQTLVDSMPLWLVFRLISGVVMVTEFMVIESWLNEQTENHQRGRVFSVYMVVSGLGTVLGQLALTAYATLDLRPLTLVAMCLVLCLVPIAVTARSHPPTPLPAPLDIRFFMRRVPLSMTVLFVAGNLSGAFYGLAAVYGAKHGLTTSQAAIFVAAAVTAGLLSQWPMGWLSDRINRAGLIRFNALLLVLLPTVMWGWLTLPYWALVALSCVFGILQFTLYPLGAAFANDHVESERRVSLSAVLLMTYGVGACIGPMIAGLLMSLFGPSMYYVFISACALILVWQVRPTRVTGAHQVDEAPTHFVPMPDTLQSSPAAAVLDPRVDPENDIAMEMVQPDPAAATVSAAAAVSEPTEAVELSEEQSELLQPSESPPAATPLTQEWPADAAATPAADAAAADAAAADAAAADTAGPDSAASSTGSTGTAGTAGSAGTAEPTRDADDAAERAERARRTGT comes from the coding sequence ATGCTCGCCACCCTCTCCTCATTCTCGTCCCTGTATTTCGCGACCTTGTTGATGCTGATCGGCACAGGTCTGTTCAACACCTACATGGGCCTGCGCCTGACCGCGCAGTCCGTCAGCGAAGTGTGGATCGGCGCCTTGATCGCCGGCTACTACCTGGGCCTGGTGTGCGGTGCCCGCCTGGGGCACAAGCTCATCATCCGCGTGGGCCACATTCGCGCGTTCGTCGCGTGCGCGGCCATCGCCACCAGCATGATCCTGGCCCAGACGCTGGTCGATTCCATGCCGCTGTGGTTGGTGTTCCGGCTGATTTCCGGCGTGGTGATGGTGACCGAATTCATGGTCATCGAAAGCTGGCTCAACGAACAAACTGAAAACCATCAGCGTGGCCGGGTGTTCTCGGTCTACATGGTGGTGTCCGGCCTGGGCACGGTGCTGGGGCAATTGGCACTGACCGCCTATGCCACCCTGGACCTGCGGCCGCTGACGCTGGTGGCCATGTGCCTGGTGCTGTGCCTGGTGCCCATTGCCGTTACCGCGCGTTCGCACCCCCCCACGCCGCTGCCCGCGCCGCTGGACATCCGCTTTTTCATGCGCCGCGTGCCGCTGTCGATGACGGTGCTGTTCGTGGCGGGCAACCTGTCGGGCGCTTTTTATGGCCTGGCCGCCGTCTATGGCGCCAAGCACGGTTTGACGACCTCGCAAGCCGCCATCTTCGTGGCCGCCGCCGTCACGGCCGGTTTGCTGTCGCAATGGCCGATGGGCTGGCTGTCCGACCGCATCAACCGCGCCGGCCTGATCCGCTTCAACGCCTTGCTGCTGGTGTTGCTGCCCACGGTGATGTGGGGCTGGCTGACCTTGCCGTATTGGGCGCTGGTGGCCTTGTCCTGCGTTTTCGGCATCCTGCAATTCACGCTGTACCCGCTGGGCGCGGCATTCGCCAACGACCACGTGGAGTCCGAGCGCCGGGTCAGCCTGTCGGCCGTGCTGCTCATGACCTACGGCGTGGGCGCGTGTATCGGCCCCATGATCGCGGGCCTGCTGATGTCGCTTTTCGGCCCCAGCATGTACTACGTGTTCATCTCGGCGTGCGCGCTGATTCTGGTGTGGCAGGTGCGCCCGACGCGCGTCACCGGCGCTCACCAGGTCGACGAGGCGCCAACGCATTTCGTGCCCATGCCCGACACCTTGCAAAGCTCGCCCGCCGCGGCGGTGCTGGATCCGCGCGTGGACCCGGAAAACGATATTGCGATGGAAATGGTGCAGCCTGATCCGGCGGCGGCAACGGTATCCGCGGCCGCGGCAGTGTCGGAGCCGACGGAAGCGGTGGAGCTCTCGGAGGAGCAGTCGGAGCTGTTGCAGCCTTCCGAGTCGCCGCCTGCCGCTACGCCGCTCACCCAGGAATGGCCGGCCGATGCAGCGGCAACGCCGGCAGCCGACGCTGCGGCAGCCGATGCTGCGGCAGCCGACGCTGCGGCAGCCGACACGGCAGGGCCCGACTCCGCTGCCTCGTCAACCGGGTCAACCGGGACAGCGGGGACCGCGGGGAGCGCGGGGACAGCGGAGCCAACCCGCGACGCGGACGACGCTGCCGAACGTGCCGAACGCGCACGCCGCACCGGCACCTGA
- a CDS encoding peroxiredoxin, with translation MTINVGDRVPEGTLTEFIETETAGCSLGPNAFQVSDLTRGKTIALFALPGAFTPTCSAKHLPGYVEQAAALKAKGVDEIWCVAVNDAFVMGAWGREQKTEGKVRMLADGSALWTKELGLELDLIARGMGVRSQRYSALIVDGVVKQLNVEGPGKFEVSDAATLLSQI, from the coding sequence ATGACGATCAACGTCGGCGACCGCGTGCCGGAAGGCACCCTGACCGAATTCATCGAAACCGAAACCGCCGGCTGCTCGCTGGGCCCCAACGCGTTCCAGGTTTCCGACCTGACCCGCGGCAAGACCATCGCGCTGTTCGCCTTGCCGGGCGCCTTCACCCCCACCTGCTCGGCCAAGCATCTGCCGGGTTACGTGGAACAAGCCGCCGCCTTGAAGGCCAAGGGCGTGGATGAAATCTGGTGCGTGGCCGTCAACGACGCGTTCGTCATGGGCGCCTGGGGCCGCGAGCAAAAGACCGAAGGCAAGGTTCGCATGCTGGCCGACGGCTCGGCGCTGTGGACCAAGGAACTGGGTCTGGAACTGGACCTGATCGCGCGCGGCATGGGCGTGCGGTCGCAACGCTATTCGGCCCTGATCGTCGACGGCGTGGTCAAACAGTTGAACGTGGAAGGCCCTGGCAAGTTCGAAGTCAGCGACGCCGCCACGCTGCTGTCGCAAATCTGA
- a CDS encoding dienelactone hydrolase family protein: MKDQDAHFDSLLPPLRLDRRGFIATTVAAGFSLAAGPAVAQTAIATDTKGLTAGKVDIPTKDGKMPAYRAAPEGKKNLPTVLVVSEIFGVHEYIQDVCRRLAHLGYLAIAPELYARQGDPSKYTEIPKLLAEVVSKVPDLQVQSDLDATATWAAANGGNPDKLGIVGFCWGGRQVWLYAAHNPKLKAGAAFYGQLAGEPTDLKPKSAMSLVNELKAPVLGAYGGKDAGIPLTDVDRMRVELAKGSAAAKASRIDVYPEAPHAFHADYRPSYRKPEAEQAWTRMLDWFKQNGLAV, from the coding sequence ATGAAAGATCAGGACGCGCACTTCGACAGCCTGTTGCCGCCCTTGCGGCTGGACCGCCGGGGCTTCATCGCCACAACGGTCGCGGCGGGCTTTTCATTGGCGGCGGGGCCGGCCGTGGCCCAGACCGCCATTGCCACCGACACGAAGGGGCTGACGGCCGGCAAGGTCGACATTCCCACGAAAGACGGCAAGATGCCGGCCTATCGCGCGGCGCCGGAAGGCAAGAAGAACCTGCCCACCGTGCTGGTCGTGTCCGAGATTTTCGGCGTGCACGAATATATCCAGGACGTGTGCCGCCGCCTGGCGCACCTGGGGTACCTGGCCATTGCCCCGGAACTCTACGCGCGCCAGGGCGACCCATCCAAATACACCGAAATCCCGAAGCTGCTGGCCGAGGTCGTGAGCAAAGTGCCCGACCTTCAGGTGCAGAGCGACCTGGACGCCACCGCGACGTGGGCGGCGGCCAACGGTGGCAACCCCGACAAGCTGGGCATTGTGGGCTTTTGCTGGGGCGGCCGCCAGGTCTGGCTGTACGCGGCCCACAACCCCAAGCTGAAAGCGGGCGCGGCGTTCTACGGCCAATTGGCCGGCGAACCCACCGACCTCAAGCCCAAGTCGGCCATGAGCCTGGTGAATGAACTGAAGGCCCCGGTGCTGGGCGCGTATGGCGGCAAGGATGCGGGCATTCCGCTGACGGACGTCGACCGCATGCGGGTCGAACTGGCGAAAGGATCGGCGGCGGCGAAGGCGTCGCGGATCGACGTGTACCCCGAAGCACCGCATGCCTTTCATGCGGACTACCGGCCGTCGTACCGCAAGCCCGAGGCCGAGCAGGCCTGGACCCGGATGCTGGACTGGTTCAAGCAGAACGGGCTGGCGGTGTAG